The DNA sequence GACGAGCGTCCGGTCGCCGGTGAGGTGCCGGAGCCCGAGCAGCCCGAGCAGCCGGCCGGACCCGTCGTCCCGGCCGCTGACCCGCCAGCGTCCCAGCCGCCCGAGCACCCGGCCGGTCGCCGGTTCGAGCACGGTCAGCTCCAGTTCCGGCCCGTCCCCCGCCTCGGCGGCGATCAGCCGGCCGCCGACCGGGCCGAACCCCACCCACCGCTCGTCGGTCCACGCCGGACGGCCGGTGGCGGGGTCGAGCGCCTGCGCGTCGCCGACCTGGTCCCGCAGGCAGACCATCCCGGCGCAGTCGGTGAACCAGGACCCGGCGCGCGGGTCCACCGGCACGCTCCAGCGCCGGTCCAGCCGGTCCAGCCCGTACGCGGTGACCTCGTCGGAGGCGCCCTCGACGAGCAACAGACCGGCGACGACCTGCGCGTACCGGTAGGCGACGCCGTCCGGCGCGGACGACACCCGGCCGGCGCGCACCCGCGCGCCCGAATCCGCGTCGTGCACGGCGACCCGGCCGTCCGACTCGACCAGCACGAGCTGGGTGACCCCCCGGTCGTCCCGCCGGTACGCCACCCCCTGCGGGGGCACCGCCAGCGACCAGCGCGCCGCGCCGGAGGCCGGGTCGACGGCGAGCACGCGGCCCGTGCCACCCGGGCGCGGATTCTCGAACAACACCCCGCCGGACGCGGTCGGGACCGGGTAACCGGCCTGCCGCCAGCGCACCGCGCCGGTCGCCGGGTCGAGCAGCGTGGCGCGCGCGTCGCCGACCCCGGTCGGGCTGCTCGACACCAGCAGGCCGCCGGCCGCGCCGGTCAGCCCCAGCACGTGGTCCCCGGCGGGCAGCGCGAACCGCCACGCCGGCGCGCCACCGGCGAGCCGGTAGCCGGTCACCACCCGCCCGCCCTGGTTGAGCGCGCTCGGACCGTCCGCCACCATCAGCCGGCCCGCCAGCACCACGAAGAGGGCACCCGGCGGGGCGGGCACCCGGACCGGTGTCGGCGGCCGGGTCGGCGCCGCCGCGCCGGCCAGCGTGAGCAGCAGCAGGACGCCGAGCGCCACCGCGCGGGCGGTCCGGCCCGGCGGACGCCGCGGCGGCGCGGGCAGCGGCTCGTCGCCGTCGTCGGCGTGCCGCAGCTCGCCCAGCTCGATGACCGGGCTCACGGCAGCCGCCGCACCGCGAAGTCGCCGTTCCGCTCCCGGCAGACCAACAGCACCCGGCCGGCGGTGCAGTCGGTGCCGGTCACCACGTCCCGCACCACGGGTGGGCCGCCGGACAGGTCCGGCTCGGCGAGGAGCATCCGGCCGCCGCCCAGCGGCCGGGTCAGGAACAGCCGATCACCGCTTTCGCCCTGCGGGAGCACGTTCCAGTCGCCGACCTCGGCGATCAGCCGCCCGTCCGTCCCGTCCAGCACCGACAGGCCCTCGCCGCCGTCGCGGCCGACGCTGACCAGCAGGCGACCACCGTCGGCCCGGAGCACGCTCGACCACAGGTCGCTGGCCCAGCGCACCACGCCGGTGGCCGGGTCCAGCGCCCACATCCCGCCGTTCGGCCGGCCGGCGCAGAGCAGCGCGCCGCACCGTTCCAGGTAACCGACAAGCGGCAGGTCGGCGGTCCAGCGCGGGCGCAGCGTGTCCAGCTCGTACGCGGTGACGACGCCGCCCGCCAACCGGGTCTCCAGCAACAGCCCGCCGACGCCCTGCGTGGCGCGCGCACCGGGCGACGCCGTCGGGTGCAGGTCCCGGGCGGCCAGCCGGGCACCGGTCGCCGCGTCCCACACCTCCGTCTCGCCGGCCGCCGGCAGCAGCAGGATCCGGTCCACCCCGGACGGTCCGTAGCTGAACTGCACGTCCCGCCCGGTGGTGGGCACGGTCCAGAGCGTGCGCCCGTCGGCCACCGACAGTCGCCGGACCGGCTGCGCGTCCGGGCCGCCCACCGGTCGCAGCAGCAGCCCGTCGCCGGCCGGGAACGCCACGCCCGCCTGCCGCCAGCGCAGCGCGCCGGTGCCGGCGTCGAACGCCACCGTCGCCCACCGGTCGCCGTCGCCGGCCGGCCCGACGGCCAGCACCCGACCGCCCTGCTCCCACACCCCGACCACGTCACCGACGCCGTCCACCCGGCCACGCCACCGCTGCCGCCCCTCGCGGTACGCCACCACCTCCCGGCCCGGCCCCGGGGCGGTCCGTGGCACCACGTACACCCGGTCGTCGGCGAGGAACGCGGTCGCGCCGGTGCCGCCGGGAATCGTGCCCACCACGGACCGGGCCGGAGGCGCGGCGGCGGCGAGCGTGACCAGCGCCACCAGCAGCGCCACCACCACGCGGAACGGGCGACCGACCGCACGCGGCGGGCGGGGCGCGGTGTCGGGCACCACGTCGTCGCCCAGTTCACCCAGATCGATGACGGTCACGACCATCCCTTCCCGCGCCGCCGTACCGCCGCCCGGCCGTGACCGGACCGACGCCGGACCGCCTGTACGATGGCCCGTCGTGGCCGTGCCGGTGGTGGACCCCTCGCTGAACTCCTCATCCGTCGAGGTGGACGCCGTCGCGGCGGATCCGCCACGACGGCCCCGTCGCCGACCGGCACGCGCCGACGCGCTGGCCATCGGAGCCTATGCGCTACTCGGCGTTCTCGTCTGCCTCAACTACTGGGGCGACGTGCAGCACCGGGTGTCCTCGCACCTGCCCACCGACCACAGCTGGTTCGAGTGGCTGTTCGCGCACGGCGCGTACTCGGTGCGGCACCTGGAGAACCCCCTGTTCACCGCCCGGCAGAACGCGCCGGACGGGGTGAACATGATGGCGAACACCTCGCTGCTCGGGGTGACGCTGCCGCTCGCGCCGCTGACCATGCTGCTCGGCCCGCAGGTGATGTACGCGCTCTACCTGGGCGCGGCGCTGTCGGCGACCGCCGCCACGGCGTACTGGACGCTGTCGCGGCACCTGGTCCGCTCGCGGGGGGCGGCGTTCGTCGGCGGCGCGTTCCTCGGCTTCGCCCCGGGCATCGTCCACCACGCCAACGGGCAGCCGAACTTCGTGTCGAACTTCCTGCTCCCGCTGATCGTGGCCCGGGTGCTCCGGCTCGGCGAGCCGGGACGCTGGCGGCGCAACGGGGTGGCGCTCGGGCTGCTGGTGGCGTACCAGATCTTCATCAACGAGGAGATGCTGCTGCTCACGGCGCTGGCCTGCCTGGTCGTCGTGGCGGCGTACGCGGTGCAGCGGCCACGCGAGACGCGGGCCCGGGCCCTGTCGTTCCTGGCCGCGATCTCCGTCGGCGGCGGGCTGGCGCTACTGCTCACCGCGTACCCGATCTGGTTCCAGTTCAACGGCCCGCAGTCCTACCGGGGGTTGCAGGGCGGCGTCTTCCACAACTGGGGCGAGGACCTGATGGCCTTCGTCACGTTCGCCCGGGACACCGTCGCCGGGGACGAGGCGGTGGAGAAGACCATCGGGTTGACCGAGCAGAACACCTGGTTCGGCTGGCCGCTGGTGCTTGTCGCGCTGGCCGCGCTGGTGCTGCTGGTGCGCCGGTCGGTGCCGGCCCGGATCCTGGCCGTGCTGGTGGTGCTCTTCACGATCGCCTCGATCGGCCCCGTGGTGCGCTTCGACGGCGCGGAGACGAGCGTGGCCGGCCCGTGGGCGTACGTGCCGGACGACCTGCCGCTGGTCGAGATGATGATGCCGACCCGGTTGAGCCTGGTGGTGGTGGCCGCCGTGGGCGTGCTGCTCGCCCTGGCCTGGGACGCGTCGGCCCGCGTCGGCCGGCCCGGGAACGCCCCGGTGCCCGCGCCCCGCTCGGGCGACCACGACGCCGACCCGACCGACGCCGGAGCCGACGACACCGACCGGGCCGCGGCCCGGCCCGCGACCGGCCGGCCGCGGGCACTGCGCCTGGTCGGGTACGCCGCGATCGTGGCCGCCCTGCTGCCGCTGGTCCCGCGTCCGCTGCCGGCGCAGCGGATGGACCCGCCGCCGCACTTCATCACCGCCGGCGGCTGGCGGCCCTACGTGCCGGCCGGCCGGACGCTGGTGCCGGTGCCGATCCCGAGCAACGTGCACGGGCTGCCGACGCTGCGCTGGAGCGCGCTGACCGGGCAGGAGTTCCCGATCCCGGGCGGCTACTTCATCGGCCCGAATGAGCTGGGCGAGGGCGTGTTCGGCGCCCCGAACCGTCCGACCAGCACGCTGATCTACGCCACCATGGACCGCGACGAACTGCCCGAGATCACCGCGGAGAACCGCCGGCAGGCCGTCGAGGACCTGCGGTTCTGGCGGGCGTCGGTGGTGGTGCTCGGCGCCGGTCCGCGCGAGGCGGTGCTGCGTGACCTGATGACCGCGCTGCTCGGCCCCGCCCAGCGGGTGGACGACGTGTGGCTGTGGGACGTGCGCGACCGGGTGTGAGGGTCAGCCACCGAGCAGCGGGCGGACGTCCCACAGGTACCCGCCGGGCACGTCCCGCCCGGGGCCGACCAGGGCGTCCACGGTGACGCGTACCGGGTCGCCGGGTGACGAGTCGGCCTGCACCAGCGCCGCCGCCCGCCAGTGCCGCAGGTCCGCCACCGCCTGCCGGCGTTCCGCGTCGCCCACCGGCGGCACCTGGCCCGTCTCGGCGGCCCGGCGCAGCAGCAGCGACGTCGGCCGGTCCGGCGCGCCCCACCGGGCGGCCGGGTCGGCGGCCGAGCGTGGCCCGATGAAGTAGCCACCCGGCGCGTCGAAGGCCAGCCCGGCGCGCGCCGACCAGAACATGGCCGGGCTGACCGCCGCGCCGGTGACCGGCGGCACCGGCACCAGCGTCCGGCCCGGCGGGACGTACGCCCGCCAGCCGCCGCCGGTCACCACGGCCGGCACCGGCGTGACCGGCACGGTGCGGATCGGGGTCGGGACGAGCGGCAGCAGCGCGGCGGCGACCGCGACGGCCCACAGCGCCCGCCCGCGTGCGGTGGCGCCCCGGACCCGGTCCACCGCCAGCGCCAGCAGCACCCCCAGCACCGGCACGCAGACCAGCGCGAACCGCGCCGGCACCACCAGGTCCAGCAGCGGCACGCCGGCGAGCAGCCGGTACGGGCCGGGCAGCCCGGTGTCGTACCGGTTCACCACCACTGTGGTGCCGAGCGACAGCAACGCGAACAGCAGGCCGCACGCGGCGAGCGCGCGCACCAGCGGCCGGTGCCACAGCCGCACCACCACCAGCAGCGCCAGCGGCGGCAGGAACGGGCCGAAGAACGAGTTCTGTTCGGTCGGGTTCGGCGACAGCAGTCCGGCCCGGTGGCCGTCCCCGCCCACGGTCTGCCGGGCGGTGGCGGTGAACGAGGCCAGGTCCAGCCGGTAGCCGCGGGTGTGGAACGGCATCCCGGTGTAGTGGCCGGGGCCGAGGAACTGGAACCACAGCGGGTACGCCAGCAGCACGCCGGCGACCAGCGCGCCGAGGCCCAGCCGGCGCGCCACCACGGGCGCCAGCCGGCGCGCGGTGTCCCGGTCGGCCAGCGCGTACGCCCCGGCCAGCACGCCGGCGGCCAGCGCCAGGAAGACCAGCACCTCCTCGCCGAGGAAGACCTGGTACGCGACCACGAGCCCGAGCAGCACGCCGTCGCGCCGGACCCGGTCGGTGGCCGGCCGGAACACCAACGCGAGGATCACCGGGACCAGGAACTGGGCGGCCATGTGCAGGTGCGCCCCGGCCTGCGCCACCATGCCGGGGGCGAACCCGCAGACCAGGCCGCCCACCGCGGCGGCGACCCGGGAGCGGACCAGCCGGCGGGCCAGCAGCGCGTACCAGGCGGTGGCGGTGCCGGCGAGGCTGAGCGCCACCGCGACCAGGAACGCCGCCTGGGCGCCGAACGCCACGGTGACCGGGGTGAGCGGCACGCCCAGCCCGAGCACCGAGGTGTTGGCCATCAGGTTCACCCCGTCCGGGGCGTTCAGCGCGGGGCTGTGCAGCGGGTTCTCGCCGCCGGTCACCGCGCGGGCGGCCCGGGCCAGCATCCACTCGAACAGCATCTGGTCGCCGGCCTGGTGGAACAGCCGCTCCGGACGACGCCACTGGTCGGCGGTGAGCAGCACGGCCAGGGCGAGGTAGCCGGCCACCACGAGCGCGTCGACCGGCCGGGGCCGCCACCGTCGCCGGGGCGCGGGGGCGGGGCGGGCCGCGGGACTCAGGCGGACCGGTCGGTCAGTGTCCGGACGTCCCACACCCACACGTCCAGCTCCTGCCGGGCCGGCCCGACCAACTGCTCCACGGTGCGCCGCAGCGGCTCGGCGTTCTGCTCGTCGAGCGGCAGCACCACCACGGCCGCGTTCCAGTGCCGCAGCTCGTCCAGGAAGCGACGACGCTGCCGGTCGTCGAGCTTCGGCGTACGCCCGGTGGACGCCACGTCCGCCAGCATCTCGCCGATGCCGCTGCGCCGGCCGCCGAAGCGGCCCGGGTCGCCGGTGACGCCGTTGCGCGGCGCGAGGAAGTAGCCGCCGGGGATCTTGAACGCCAGGTCGGTGCTGGCCGCCCAGCGCATCGGGTCGGTGTTGCCCATCGCCGGCACCGGCACGGAGACCAGTGTCTGGTCCGGTCCGACGTACTGCCGCCAGCGGTCGGCGGTGATGAACTCCGGCACCGGCGGGCGGGTGGTGACCCGCAGCGGCATCGGCGCGATCGGCAGCAACGCGAAGACCAGGCCGGCGGCGGTCAGCGTGCGGGCGGTCCGCCGCTCCACACCGCGCAGCACCCAGGCGCTGCGCACCGCGTACGCCAGCAGGATCGCCACCGTCACGCTGGTGATCAGGCCGAACCGGGTCGGCACCACGGCGTCCAGCAGCGGCAGCCGCACCAGCAGCTCCCACGGGCCGGTCACCAGGTCCCGGTCCCACCAGGAGATCCGCTCGCCGAGCGAGAGCACCGCGAAGAACAGCCCGGTCGCGGCCAGCGCCCGGACCATCACGTCCCGCCGCAGCCAGACGACGATGCCGACGGCCAGCAGTGCCAGGCTCCAGCCGAAGAACGCGTTCTCCTCCGAGTAGTTCGGGGCCAGGTTGACGTTGGCCCGCTCGTTGCCGCCGAACGTGGGCGAGCCGGGGGCCACGAACGCGGCGATGTCGTTGCCGTAGTCGCGTACCGCGTCGCTGAGCCCGTGGTACGCCATCGGACCGGCGAACTGCACCCACAGCGGGTACGCCAGCAGCGCGCCGGCCAGCACCGCGCAGACCGCCAGGCCGGTGCCGAGCGGTCGCCACGCGGTGGCCCACCGGTCCCGCTGCTGCGCCAGCACGGCGAGCAGGAACACCCCGAGCGCCAGCGCGGTGAAGAGCAGGATCTCCTCGTTGATGAACGCCTGCACCACGACCAGCAGGGCGAGCAGCGCGCCGTCGCGGACCGGCCGGACGGAGCGGGTCAGCACCAGCACCCGCCAGACGATGAACGGCAGCAGGAACTGGCTGATGATGTTCGGGTGCCAGTTGGCGTGCGACAGCATCGCCGGTGAGAACCCGCAGAACCAGGCGCCGACCGCGGCGGCCGGCCGGTGCCGGACCAGGTGCCGGGAGAGCACCCGGTACCAGGCGGCGGCGGTGCCGGCCAGGCCGAGCGTGACCAGCGTGACGAAGGAGACCGCCGGTCCGAACAGGAGGGTCACCGGCACCATCGGGATGCCGAGCGCCAGGATGGCGGTGTTCGCCATCAGGTTGACCCCGTCGGGGTAGTTGAACTGCTCGGTGAAGAACGGGAACTCGCCGTGCAGCACCACCCGCACCGAGTGGGCGAGGAAGAACTGCACCTGGGCCGGGTCGCTGCTGTAGAGCGCGGCCACCCGACCGGCCGGGTCGGCCCAGATGCCGCTGGTGACCCAGATCGCGGCGAGCAGGAAACCGGCGTACACGACCAGGTCGATGCGGCGGCGCGTCCACCGCCACCGCCACCGGCGGCGGGCGGCCGGCGCGGCGTCCTCGGTGGTGGGTGTGGCCGGCGGCTCGGTCCGGGTGAGCGGCGGTGGGGGGTCGAGGGTGACGGATCGGGAGCCCGTCGGGGCGGCGGCGGCCGGCGTCGAGGCGCCGCGGGTCTCGGCTGGCGTCACAGTCGGCGGAGTCTACCGGAGCCGGATATTGAGCCACGAATCGCACGTCACGTTCCGCGACGTTCAGTGGGCCGAAAGGGTGAGCCGGGCGCGGCCGGGCGACGGGACGTCTCGTACCATGTGGGCTTCCGACCGACGACCGGCGAGGGGATCAGGGTGCTTTCAGCCCGCCGAAACGCGGTGACGGGCGCCGCGCTGGCAGCGTTGGCGCTGGCCACAGCCGGTTGCGGGCCGGTGACCGAGCGCCAGCCGGCGGACCTGCGGGTCGGCTACGACAGCCTGGACGGCACGCTCGCGGTCTGGCCGCCACGCGGCAGCCTGGCCCGGGACGCCGCCACCACCGCCGCGATCACCGCTGCGGTGCGTGACTGGCGCTCGCCGGTCGACGACCGGGCCCACCTGCCCTCCTCCGGCATCCTCTTCTCCGGCGAGGTGGCCGGCGTCCCGCTGGCCCTGGTCGCCGCCGACGTGCCCGGCGAGTCCGCCTCCTGGTTGCTGCAACTGGACCGGGACGGGCAGCGGTGGCGGGTGGCGCACGCCACCGAGTACACCGAGCCCGGCTACCTGGTCTACGCCGACGTGCTCCCGGTGCGGCAGCCCACCGGGCGTCGCTACCTCACCTCCGCCCGGGTCGAGCGCCTGCTCGGCCCGGACGGCCGGACGGTGCCCGGCACCGACGGCGTCACCGAGCCGGTCGCGGTGCCGCCCTGCCGGGCCGTCGAGCTGACCGCGACGCTGCGGCCCACGCCGTCGCTGCCGCGCGGCCGGGCCGCGGACCGCGTCCTCGACCTGGGTACGGCCACCGAAGCGCCCCGCTACCCGCTGGTACGCGACGAGACCGGCGCCGGCAGGCGCGCGCTGACCGGCCTGGACACCTGCGCGCTGGCCGCGGAGCGGGGCCCGTTCGGCAGCGTCCCGCGCCGCCTCGGCGACCGCGAGGCGCCCCGCTCCACGCCCGAGTCCTGGCC is a window from the Micromonospora sp. DSM 45708 genome containing:
- a CDS encoding outer membrane protein assembly factor BamB family protein; translated protein: MTVIDLGELGDDVVPDTAPRPPRAVGRPFRVVVALLVALVTLAAAAPPARSVVGTIPGGTGATAFLADDRVYVVPRTAPGPGREVVAYREGRQRWRGRVDGVGDVVGVWEQGGRVLAVGPAGDGDRWATVAFDAGTGALRWRQAGVAFPAGDGLLLRPVGGPDAQPVRRLSVADGRTLWTVPTTGRDVQFSYGPSGVDRILLLPAAGETEVWDAATGARLAARDLHPTASPGARATQGVGGLLLETRLAGGVVTAYELDTLRPRWTADLPLVGYLERCGALLCAGRPNGGMWALDPATGVVRWASDLWSSVLRADGGRLLVSVGRDGGEGLSVLDGTDGRLIAEVGDWNVLPQGESGDRLFLTRPLGGGRMLLAEPDLSGGPPVVRDVVTGTDCTAGRVLLVCRERNGDFAVRRLP
- a CDS encoding outer membrane protein assembly factor BamB family protein, translating into MSPVIELGELRHADDGDEPLPAPPRRPPGRTARAVALGVLLLLTLAGAAAPTRPPTPVRVPAPPGALFVVLAGRLMVADGPSALNQGGRVVTGYRLAGGAPAWRFALPAGDHVLGLTGAAGGLLVSSSPTGVGDARATLLDPATGAVRWRQAGYPVPTASGGVLFENPRPGGTGRVLAVDPASGAARWSLAVPPQGVAYRRDDRGVTQLVLVESDGRVAVHDADSGARVRAGRVSSAPDGVAYRYAQVVAGLLLVEGASDEVTAYGLDRLDRRWSVPVDPRAGSWFTDCAGMVCLRDQVGDAQALDPATGRPAWTDERWVGFGPVGGRLIAAEAGDGPELELTVLEPATGRVLGRLGRWRVSGRDDGSGRLLGLLGLRHLTGDRTLVGELDVAAGEARPRAVLPGSWAECADAGGALVCLRPAGGLAVWPAGR